The proteins below come from a single Miscanthus floridulus cultivar M001 chromosome 1, ASM1932011v1, whole genome shotgun sequence genomic window:
- the LOC136456293 gene encoding uncharacterized protein, with product MTDSLEMGDSSIAAVAAQPRQEVVVRTVPEVGGTSWPTLTHTNYDEWAVTMKIKLRAQRLWNTIDKGTANKEDDMLALEAILAVMPAEYREPLGTKNSAKETWEVIAAMRVSSDRAKKATAQLLKQEYATLKFKDGESVEDFSLRMQSLISKLRNHAVTINEDEAVSKYIHSVPVKYIQIALSIETMLDLSTLTIEDVTGHLWEMDEHME from the coding sequence ccagccacgacaggaggtcgtcgtgcgcacgGTGCCGGAGGTTGGCGGCACTAGTTGGCCAACgctgactcacaccaactatgacgagtgggcggtgaccatgaagatcAAGCTCAGAGCCCAACGGCTTTGGAAtactattgacaagggcaccgccAACAAAGAAGACGACATGTTAGCGTTGGAGGCAATCCTCGCTGTTAtgccagcggagtacagggagccattggggacgaagaactctgctaaggagacGTGGGAGGtcattgcagcgatgcgcgtcaGCTCCGACCgggcaaagaaggcgacggcccagctactgaagcaggagtacgccaccctcaagttcaaggatggtgagtcggtggaggacttctcccttcgCATGCAGTCGCTCATCAGTAAGCTGAGGAACCATGCCGTCACCATCAATGAAGacgaggcggtctccaagtacatcCACTCCGTaccggtgaagtacatccagattgctctctccatagagacgatgctggacttgtccaccctcactattgaggatgtgacaggccatctgtgGGAGATGGATGAGCACATGGAGTAG